Within the Equus przewalskii isolate Varuska chromosome 1, EquPr2, whole genome shotgun sequence genome, the region tgctgaggtggcgtcccatatgccacaactagaaggacccacaactaaagtatacaactatgtactggagggatttggggagaaaagaagaaaagaaaagattggcaacagttgttagctcaggtgccagccCTTCTTTTACTCATATGTGAAACCATCTCTAAATCACTAAGAGTAAAAAAAAGTAAGGTGAAAAACTGCATAGATCATTTGCAACCATACAcgtaaaaaatacatttatttccttgTATATGTAGAGAATATCCCTGAAAATATACTCAAGGAAGTATGAAACAGTGGCTCCCTCcagggaggagagctggggcATAATGAGGAGGAGACATACTTTTCAATGAACCTTTTGGAATTGTGCACGTATCATCAATTCAAAAGGTAGATTAAACAAGTTtttgtaggggccagcctagtggtgtagtggttaagttctcaggctccacttcagcagtggAGCAGTTCACGGTTggtatcctgggtgcagacctacacaccgctcatcaagccatgctgtggccgcatcccacatacaaaacagaggaagactggcaacagatgttggctcagggccagtcttcctcacgccaaaaaaaaaaagtttttgtcaAAAGCAAAACACACCTCAGGGCGACTCAACAAATTACTCACTTTATCCACGGAACAACAGACTATACTGGTGAACcagagcttttattttcttttaaaagatttaaaagactgcttttaaaagattttttaaacgtTAAAAAAATCATCCTTGGTTTTCCAAACCATCTCCACCCAGTGAGTCAGTTACTAAAAGGGTGAGTCTCACTAGGGGAGTATCAAGATGGCAAGAAGCCCAGTAACACAAGAAGCCAACTGTTGCAAATTTATGAAACAAATATGGAACAGGAAAAGTGACTGAAGACGGCCAAAGCAGATACTACAATTTTCTAAAACCTGTCTCTTGGTTAGGAAGGACCACTTAAATCAGTCAGCAGGGTCCTTGGATAAAGAACAAGAGGCACAGAGAGCCTCTGCTTGGACAGAGTAGGCAGCCACCACGGTGAGAACTGAAAAGAGGCCTAAATTTCCAGTGGCCAAAATTCTCTACTTTCCTACCTATCTGGTGCTTAAAACTCCTTCTCTGAGTGGTAACTCATTATCTAATTAGGACAGATTATCAGATCAGCTCCCTAACAGCTGGCAGAAATTACGGAGTTAGGGGGACAGCCCCaaggcccagcagttaagttcccccCCGGAACTTCActcagggtttcgcaggtttagatcccaggcatggacctcgcaccactcatcaggccacgctgaggcagggtcccacatgccacaattagaaggacccacaactaaaatatacagccatgtactgggaggctttgggaagaagaaaacatttttttaaaaaacattgtgcAACTTCTCATTTCTGTCAGCTTACGGTGGACATCAATCATCTCCCTCTGTACAAGAAGTATTCCCACAGGATGGGCTGATACCCGCACGTTTGCTGCTGTTCAGAGAATAGGAATCAAATCCGGAATCCTATTTCCTAGTTTCTAAGAGTTATAAACCTGAGCCAGTGTACAATTTTAGGCTTACGCATTCTCTCCAACAGTTCACTAAGCACAGAATAAATTTCCCAATTTCCCCTAAATTTGCTATGTCACCGGAAAGTCTAGTCATCATCCAGACGTAGCTTTCGGCGCTGCTCGCTGGTTTCCCTACTCAGTCCTCCTTGAGGTCGCTTCAGCAGAGCCATTCTCCggcctctccctccacctgtAGTCCAACTGCCTCCGCGCGGGGCGTCACTGCTCCCTCAGATCTCCGGACAGCCCAAGGGCATAGAGGATCAGCAAACATATTTTCTATGATCCCAGCCGGCCGGCTGGCCGCTGCACCTACCCCATCCCAACGTGCCTCCGTCCTAACGCCCCCGCCGGGCTGCCCGGGTCCCAAGACGCGCACAGCGAGTCGCCCACCACCCGGAGGCCCAGAGGCCCCTCCACCGCACCCTAACGCGAGGACACACGCGAGGCCCCGCCATCTCCTGAACGTCCGGCCTCAGAGCGCACCGGGGCGACATGACCCAGGGAGACGAGGGGCGGGAAGGGTAGGGGTCTCCGCTCCTCACCTCACCCCGGGGAGCAGCGTCACAGCCCAACCAGGTTTCCGGCAAGATGGAGCCGGGGGCGGGCTCAGAGAGGGCGGGGCGCCGGGGGCCACCGCCCAAGCCCGTTAGGTTGCCTTCGTAGCCGGGAACGTCCCTGGACAGAAGGGGGCGGGGCCCGGCAGGCCCAGGCGGCCAGCAGGACCCGAGCTAGGCTTTCCCTTCGTCCCCGCCCCGCAGCTCCACCTACCGCAAAAGACTCTCCCTTCGGTGGACCAGCCAGTTTTACCACATTTTTCGGTCTCAAGGACCATGCTCCAATCCCGTTTGGGCTCTCTCACGTCACTTGGGAAGTTGCGGCGGTTCTAAGGAATTCCAGAGCCCCTTCAGTGGTGGGCGGCAGAGAAAGGCTGAGACTGGGAGGCCAGGTGCAGCCTCTCCGCCTCTAATATGCCGTCCTCCCTGGTATCTTATAAGGACAAGGACAGTGTCTTTTATTAGCCCCctatgaaatgaattaatatttagtCGGATAGTCGGAACTTGAAATATACTAACCAAAACCACTCCACAGGGAGTTAGGTGATTCTAGGCTCTCCTCATACTAGCATTAAACATTTGAAGCAATTTCAAGGGCCCAGACCAATATCTTAAACTCATTAAGAAATTTGTATTCCCGAGCAAAAACCTGTTAGCTACCGTTTACAGTGGTCCCGAGCCCGGCAGCAGCAACACCACCTGGAAACTTTTCAGAAAGGCAAATACTTGGGCTCCACcttagacctactgaatcaagcTCTAGGGGTGGAGCTCAGCAATCTGTGGTGGTTctgaggcacactaaagtttgagaaccattaaTCTATTACTCTGCATGCTTTTCCACCCAAAAGCTTCCTCATGGGGGTGGGATAGggtgaattaaattttaaatgggaaGAGTAAGATATACATGGCCCCAAAACAGGAGTGAAGTGGAAGGTACTTGAGGAAGGTCACTAACAAATTTAAACAAAACTGCACAACACTCTGGGTACCCAGCATTCATTTCCCAGCTCCTGCCAGTCTGTCCACCTGGCAAATAAGGGGCCTTTCAGTACATTCTTCCCTAGAGACCTCCAGAATTTAAGCATTCCCTAAGAAGCCTGTCCCCTCTTCACACTACTCCCTTGGTGATTTCatccccacctctctccctctctagtTATGGCCTTAACTATCACCATAAGCGGCTATTTTCCACACCTCCTATTTCCAGCCCACTTTCCTGAGCTTTGGCCCAAATATCCAAGTCTGTTGTTCAAACACTACCACTAGATTTCCCCCTTCATTCTTTCAACTTGCCCTTCTTTCCTGACATACAAGGCCCTCCAGGATCAGAGGCCCTTTCCTCATGCTTCCTCTGCCTAGAAAGTACTTCCCACCTTTGAACAATTATTCATCTATTAAGACTCAACTCATTactggaggggaagagggtgggaaaGGGTgagtaaaaggggtaaaggggcacatatatatggtgatgaataaaaactagactactggtggtaagcatgatgcaatctatacagaaactgatatataataatgtacacctgaaattacacagtgttataaaccaataagacctcaataaaataactaaaataaaaaagactcaaTTCAAAGATTGCCCATCTCCTTCCTGGTTCAAGAAACTTTTCCTGACCTCCTCCTTTCCCTTACCTTCCCTTGGATAGACTTACTCTCTTTTTGCGCCCAACTACACATTTTATAGATGTCCACTGTAGCACATTTAACAGTGGAGTCATAACACATGAGCATTTAACTTCCCTGCATTCAACCACATAAacttagcaaaaacaaaacacctatGAAGGTCATCATATGTTCATGTAAAGTAGGAGTCATTATGCTTTTCCCAATGTGAATATCCCATTGTGTCAGAGTCTagtatttaaatatactttttgtaCAGTTATAGCAGTAATTTTGtgccccaggggacatttggcaatgtctggagacatttttggttgtcacaacatGGGGGGAGAGTGTTACAAGaatctaatgggtagaggccagggatgctactaaatGTTCTACAGTGCACTGGACAGCTCCCTATAACAAAGAATTACTCACTCCAAAACGTCAATAGTGCTAAGGTTAAGAAACCCTGAGttagagtgatctttctaaagaataaataaaggtcACGTCATTCCCTTGATTAAACTCCTCCAATAGCTTCCCACTGGAaccagaataaagtccaaactcctggTCATAGTCTATTAggccctgcctacctctctgatctcatccCTCCTCACCTTCCTTCTCAATCACTACTCTGGTCAAAGTGGCTTTCTGTGCAAACATACCAAGCTTGTGACCAAATACACCAGAGATTCTCAGATCTTTGCACTTGTTGTTCCTTCTACTATGTTCTTCACTGTATGTATCATCTCAAATGTCATCCATCTCCTCAGAGAGGTAGGTATTCCCTGAACATTGTAGCATTAGTagctgccactgccaccaccaccactaccagtTATACACACTCATTCCCctacttaattttctttataacacTTAAAAGCATCTGAGATTCTGTGTTTACTGtttgtctccctcactagaatgtgagctccttgagaacaaGCATATCCCTAGAGTCTagtaataaatgctcaataaatatctgattgACTACAACACAGCCCCCAAAACCCAAGCCAACTATTTCATCTGGTGATCAACTAAATAAACAAAGATTTGTTTTGAATACTGGAGGAAAAACAAACTCTAATAGACCTGTTGAGAGGAGGATATGTTGGAATCTAATGTAGTGCTATCCTAAGAGATTTTCAATGTAgttttgaaaatacaatttttttcacttcatttgcttactttaaaaatataactccATTACATTGCTCTTGCTTACGTCAGTCTTCTATTAAACTGTAAATACTTTAAGGGCAGAAGCCATCTTAGAATCCTCAGCATTTAGCATGAAGCTAGGCATTTAGACTTTCAGGTACTACCATTACTCTTCTACTAAGGTGGAAATTTTTGTGTCACCTGTTACTGCGTGGTTTCTGTCTCTTGATAAGAGTCTGATAGATATGTCACCCTTAATCCATCACAATCAGTAACCAAACTCAAGAGATTTTACTTTCATGTTCTACCTATAAAATGTCACTACCTACTTATTTACTTTGTTATAGCTAGAAATTACCTCCTTTCCATGCCCACTACTATCACCTTAGCTGACATCTGATTATCATGCCTGAACTATGACAATAGCGTCCCAACTATTTTTCCATCATCAAACCATCTTACACAGTACTGCCAGTTCCATCTGTTTATGTTGCTAAGTAAAATTCAAAGTGGTATGTATTcaataacagctaccatttattaagtacatactatgtgctaggcagtaTGTTAAGcaattaatattctcattttatatgtTCTCTaagattgaaaaaatttttttggcaATAGCTTTATTGATATAATCCACTCAtacaaagtgtacaattcaatggtttctaatacattcacagagttgtaccatcaccacaatcaattttagaacatcaCCCCAAAAATAAAGCCCATACCATTAAGCCATCACCCCCAAAACCTTCACCCTCCTCATCATTATGCtgctactaatctactttctgtcgccatagatttgcttattctggacatttcatgtaagtgcacttatacaatatgtggtcttttgtgactggcttctttcacttaacatgaacATAGGTgaacatgttttcaaggttcacccatgttgtagcatgaatcactacttcattcctttttatgaccaaaTATTTCATTAcagtggatataccacattttgtctatccatcaagttgatggacattggtgtttttttttttcaccttttggctattagaaataattctgCTATAAATACATGTGTACATATTCTCATTTCTCATGGGTACATACTGAGGAGCAGAATCTCTGGATCAAATGGGTAACTCAatgtttaacttcttgaggaaatgctagactgttttccaaaatagttgtACCACTCTATGtccccactagcagtgtatggaGGGTtgcaatttctctacatcctcattAACATCTGTTATTATCTTTTTGACTATTGTCATGCTAGTGGGTGAAATGCTATTTcactatagttttgatttgtatttcctgatgactaatgatgttgagcatcttttcatgtgcttattgatcaattgcatatcttctttggagaaacatctattcaatcctttgcccattttttaaattgggttattgttccttttttttattgagttgtaactgttctttacatatattctggatacaagtcccttatcagatatatgatttatgaatattttctcccattcttttcactttcttgatgatgtcctttgaagcagaaagcttttaaattttttttaaaagattttatttttcctttttcttcccaaagcccccggtacataattgtgtatttttagttgtgagtccttctagttgtggcacgtgggacgctgcctcagcatggcttgatgagtggtgccatgtccgcacctaggatccgaacctgcaaaaccctgggccacagaagcagagcgtgtgaacttaaccactcagccacgaggctagcccccaattttttaattttgataaagtctaatttacctgtttttattttggttgcttatgcttttggtatcatatctaagaaaccattgcccaATCCAACTTCATTAAGATTTACccttatgttttcctctaagagtgTATAGTTTTAGCTTGTTAGgtatttgatacattttgagttaatttttgtgtattgtatgAGGTGAGAGTCCACCtttattcatttgcatgtggatatccagttgtcccagcagcATCTGTTGAAAAGTCTGTTCTTTTCACATTGAAATGTTTTGGCACACTTGTCGaagatcaattgaccataaatgtaaggatttatttcttgattctcaattctatttcattgatctatatgtctatcctatgccagtaccacattgtcttgattactgttgctttgtagcaaattttgaaattgggatgTGTCAGTCCTCCCACTTTGCAAACATTCTCATTTAATGCTTAATGTAACTCTGGGTACTAggcattattcacattttacagatgaggaaactaaggaaaCTTGGAGAAGTTTAGCTTTCCTATGGGCACAAAAATATTTGGTGGTTGTCCTAGGATTCATATTCAGAACTATATAAATCTAAAGGTAACCAGTAGGCTATGCTTCTTCTATAATCTGGTCCCAATCTACGTTTCAGACTTAATTTATACTAATCCCCCAATGTACTCTAAAATATTTCCATGCTTTTCTGCCTCTGAACTTCTGCTCCTGTTGTTCTTTCCATCTGAAATGCTCTGCCCTCCATCTGTTGCATAAAATTCTAACTCACAAAACCTTCACCATCACTTAGCAAAGTGATCTCTCTTTTCACGCTATTCCCTTAGTACTACAAGCCTCTCTCATGGTTCTTATTCCACATTACATCTTGTAATAAAGGTAactatgtatacatattatttctCCTCCTAGGTTAAGAATAAGGACCATATCTTATTCACCTTTGTATCTCCTCAAAGCCCTAATACAGTACCTTTGACATAGTAGGTACTAACtgtcttgaatgaataaatgaattctaaCATTATCCCTATCAGAATGGGCAATAAGAATGCATATATGTATTAGGGTTGGAGGTGGAGGCTTGAGGTCATGGAAGGTTGCAGGAAAGAATACCTAGGGAATATCCTAATCCTGAGACTATGACAAAAGAAGGATGACGTGGAAATAGGGTATGGTAAAGTGGAGGCCCAAACAGAGAGCTGATGTTTATCACTCCTTTGGCAAGAGAGAAACTTTCATTCTTCAGGTGTTGTGTGTAGACAAGTAATACATGCCAGTGAATaggaaataagataaaacaaGTGACTTAAGCAGCCCCAAATTGAGCTTACTGCAGTATAGATCAGGTGATAACAAGTAACTCCAGTATAGTAAAGTCAAGTCTGATATACCCTGGGATATCTAAAATACAACACCAGGACAAAAAGCTGCTCTAGGGTCAGAAGTCCCCAGGAGAAAATAGGAAATTGAGACATTTATCTCAAAAAAGCCAGGAAATAGAACAGTGTGCCAATCCTCACAACCTCCTCCCTGTTCCCAACCATTTCTCTGACTTGCCCATTCTCACACCACTTCAAGTCATTAACACTTCTCCATTTTTTAGCCCAAACTGCTGGATAAGAAGAAAGTCTTTTTCAGAAGAATAAGGTGCTATTCTTCTCCTTGGTGCCATCTGGTTCAAGTCAAAAGGTATAACTTTCTCATAAAGGAAACAGTTAGAACTCTACGCTTTGGAAAGACTGACATCAGGGCCTCTTGCCATGCAATAAATCTAGAATGCTGTCTCTAGAAGGCACTTGTGGCTAACTTCTTAGAAATGAGTCACATAATACAGGAGCTCCCATTCAGCTTAGAATCTTTACCTGGACAAGTGAAAAGGTTTAGAAAATAGTGGGTTTCAAAGTTGGCAACAACCTGGCATCAGCAGGGTAATTTCATCACAATCTCTCCATTTTCTAGACATCCAGTCAGGATCTGGTTAAGCTATTTAAACCCCACCATCTACTTTCTCTTCCAATTGCCTTTTATCCAGCTGGCAGGAGCTTCCAAGAAACATGATATAGTAGGCACTGCAGTATACGGGCTGCTTGTTGGGATTGGAATAGACCTGTTCAGGTTTGAGAGATGCAAAAGGGTTAGCTCCATAGGCAGTGATGTGTGTATCCAGGTCCACTAGAATCTGCAAAGAGGCTGCCAACTCCTGATGGCTATAAGAGACAGATAAGAAAAATTGGCCTGCTgattatgagagagagaggagagaaactgCTCAGAACTTGACATTTCTAAACTCAGCGATCCCAAAAACTACCTCAGGCTAGACTAGGCAAGAGCTAACCCTCCCTTCCAAATGTCTCACTAATTATCCAATTAACTAGCACAGTACTTTGTTCCAAGGGGATGAGAATGTCAactaggagaaggaagaaaatcttcACCAGAAGGCAGATGAGCAAAGGGGAGAGAAATGAGCTCATCTATATAAAGATAGGTGTGAGTGAATCAGGGAGGTATCACAAATAGGAAGAGGTCAAAACCTGTAAACAGTAATCAACGTAGGGATCTCATAATCACGAAGTAGCAGGAGGGTGGGCAGCCAAGCCTCCATCAAGTCTGGGGAAGCATGGAAACCTATGGAACAAAAATGGCAATGGGAATAGAGAGAGGAAAGGCTTAGGTAGACCCTAAGCAAGATACTTCTTTGTGTCCACCCCACTCCTCACCTTGTTTACCACCATCACCCACCCCAGGTTCTTCAATGGAAAATTCTGAACATAGGTGTAGCACATACGGCTAATGACCAACCAAGGTCATCATTATATTGTTTTACATGACCAAATGAATGAGGTTCCAAAGATAGAAGACACAAGAGTCAGGACAGAAAATTCCCAGAGAAGCCACCCAGTGTTCCCTTGAACCAATGCCTCTTACCTGGATGGAATGCCACCACCAAATCTGGACGGGCTATCTGCCCAGTCTCTACCTGCTCCTCCCAGAAGTCATGATAGAGGCCCTTATGGCCACTAAGCTGAACTGTGCCAGGTTCCAAGGGTGAAGTTGAGGTGCTCTGTAAAAAGCCAGCAGCTATGTCTACACCCACCATGATTACATGGAGGCCAAGGTGTCCAGGAAACATGTAGCTAAGCTCATCATAGTCCCCAGGGCGAGTGAGGAATGTCTCCACATGGGAAGCACCAACCACATGCACTGTGCTTCCCCCAATCTTCCTAACATCTATCCCCAAGGCCCGAAGCCCAAGGCCCAGTGTCAAGGGCCGTGACAGGGCATCTGTCAGCAGCCGCTTCAAAGAGCTCTGCAGGACATCTGGGTCTGGCCTTGGCCGTCCTACACTGGCCCAGAGGGTGGTCATGGCATGACTACGTAGCACAGCATCCAGTGCAGCATCTAGTTGTAAATGCCGCATAGAAAACCAGGTGTCCCAGCCCTGTACAACTTCAGCCAGCCATGGCCAAGGTCCTGAGGGTAggacaaaatcacctgcaggaaagaaagaataagtaatGACCTAATCCTTCCCTGGCTTCAATATTCCCTCCATGTCCACTCTCCCAACGTGTGACCAGGAGTGCCCCACTCCCCTGCCCTACCCAGTTCCTCATAACAATATGCTTTCCTATCTTTCCCCTAGTATGACTAACTATGACCATTATGACAAAGTTCCCCAAAACCACCACTCCACCTGTGACCAAAAGCCATTCCATGAGACGATCCACAGCTACAAGACGCAGCTCTTGACAAACCCTCCTGTGTGCTGGCTGGTCTGACCTCTGGCACTCTGGACCACAGTAATAGACATTTCTGCACCTGAGAGAATGAGTCCCAGAAATAATGTTCCTATACCTCAAAGGTGATTGGGAGAGTCTTTGGGAGGGAATTAATATTCCTGCACCTAGGAAGAAAGATCACTGAGTAAGGAAGGTAGGGAGAGGAATAATAGCTGATGCACGAAATTTGGGGACTATTATTGGGTAGGTGACGCAATAGAGACTGGGAATGTAATTATCTTCTTGGGTCAGAGTGACAACTCAGTCTCTTTCTGGAACAACTTATTTTTTACATCCCTGAcggaaaaaacaacaacaacaacaacaacaaaatcaggAGTTTGTAGCTGCCCTCTTATCACAGGTATGGCTCAACCCCAACCTCCCTAGAATAGATATGGTTTTACCCATTGAGTACTCAAGAGGAGGGAGGTAGAGAAGATTGTACTGTGGTCTCTGTCTGACCTTTCCATAACAAGAAAAATGAGGAGCCCAACCCTTTTCTAATCTCTCTGTGGCCTGAATCACACAAAATGAGGAGTTGGCCTTAAGTTATTCTGAAAACTCTCAGAACTTTCCTCCAGCAATGAGGTCTTAGAACAGGATCATTTCTGGATATCTCCCCTATTAGCCCCCAACTAGTCACCTCTTGCACTGCCGGAGGACCTTGGAGTCTGAGAGGCCACTAGGGAGTGCTCTACAGTAAGCACAGAATCGGAATGTGTCCTCCATCTTCTGGAACATTTCTTGAGGGCATCGAAATCCAAAGCCTGACACAGGAGTACCCCCATCTACCACCAACCTGCAAAAGACAGCATGGAGAAGGAGTGATAATAGGAAAAAGAATATCTCCAAAATCTCTCATGAACCCTACCTTGCCTCCTATATATTTCTACCTACTCCCATGTAACCTACTCCCATCATTTCTCACTTAAGCAAATTATATTTGTTCTATAGtaataaaactagcaaaagtTAGGATGAGAAAATCCCTCACTCCAAGAACCCCTCATTTGTATATTCTCCAAGTTACTCCCTCCCTACCTTCTGAAATCACTTCTACCGGAGATAATATATCACTCTCTCATAGAGCTAGTCACTCACTTGTATTCTTCATAGCTTTTCATGTTCAGCTTTTGAAGGATCAGCTGGGATAGGCCAGGAACATTATTCTCCAAGGAGAAGAAGCCAAGTGCATCAATGCTAGGGCCAGGTTTTGAGAGGGTCACAGGCACAGAGGTCACAACTGTGGGTGGGGTCACAACCATGGGAGTCACTGATGAGGGAGGTTTCTTGTGCCTTCGTCGCCGGGACCGTGGAGCCATGGCCTGTCCACTGATATCTGGGGACTATATATAGAACAGATATGGAATGGAATTTCACAAGCTGGATATGTGTTTTCATATGTTTGACCTTTTACTTCTCATTCCAGTCTCTCAGATCCCAGTATCAGTAAGATTTATTTAGTATCTACTGACTAGAATTGATCACCACAGGCAGTTGTGAAAAATAGTGaggaataattatatatatttatacatatatgtgttaCATATGAAGttccatatataatataaatatataagtaaataaatgcatataaaaagtTCTGTAGGGACCATATAAAACCAATAACAGTGATTAActctgaggagaggaagaggcactGGGATGAGAACTGGGTTGATTAAAGTGGACTTTAGATTTATCTGTAATGTCTGACTTTTTTATACAAAGAATAGATTCACATATTattagtgtattttaaaaatcaacttgaaagagaagaaaaagcaacagaAGTTTTGGCTGTCCAAAACTACCATCTAGTTGGAGAATTAGTCAATCTAATCTAATTGGGGAagtaaaacattcattttaaaagaccTATCGTCACATTTATAAGCAA harbors:
- the MSS51 gene encoding putative protein MSS51 homolog, mitochondrial isoform X2; translation: MKGQLQVSHNLDLRRSSIHFTWKNEQEGSRGLSRSPDISGQAMAPRSRRRRHKKPPSSVTPMVVTPPTVVTSVPVTLSKPGPSIDALGFFSLENNVPGLSQLILQKLNMKSYEEYKLVVDGGTPVSGFGFRCPQEMFQKMEDTFRFCAYCRALPSGLSDSKVLRQCKRCRNVYYCGPECQRSDQPAHRRVCQELRLVAVDRLMEWLLVTGDFVLPSGPWPWLAEVVQGWDTWFSMRHLQLDAALDAVLRSHAMTTLWASVGRPRPDPDVLQSSLKRLLTDALSRPLTLGLGLRALGIDVRKIGGSTVHVVGASHVETFLTRPGDYDELSYMFPGHLGLHVIMVGVDIAAGFLQSTSTSPLEPGTVQLSGHKGLYHDFWEEQVETGQIARPDLVVAFHPGFHASPDLMEAWLPTLLLLRDYEIPTLITVYRSIPIPTSSPYTAVPTISCFLEAPASWIKGNWKRK
- the MSS51 gene encoding putative protein MSS51 homolog, mitochondrial isoform X1; amino-acid sequence: MKGQLQVSHNLDLRRSSIHFTWKNEQEGSRGLSRSPDISGQAMAPRSRRRRHKKPPSSVTPMVVTPPTVVTSVPVTLSKPGPSIDALGFFSLENNVPGLSQLILQKLNMKSYEEYKLVVDGGTPVSGFGFRCPQEMFQKMEDTFRFCAYCRALPSGLSDSKVLRQCKRCRNVYYCGPECQRSDQPAHRRVCQELRLVAVDRLMEWLLVTGDFVLPSGPWPWLAEVVQGWDTWFSMRHLQLDAALDAVLRSHAMTTLWASVGRPRPDPDVLQSSLKRLLTDALSRPLTLGLGLRALGIDVRKIGGSTVHVVGASHVETFLTRPGDYDELSYMFPGHLGLHVIMVGVDIAAGFLQSTSTSPLEPGTVQLSGHKGLYHDFWEEQVETGQIARPDLVVAFHPGFHASPDLMEAWLPTLLLLRDYEIPTLITVYSHQELAASLQILVDLDTHITAYGANPFASLKPEQVYSNPNKQPVYCSAYYIMFLGSSCQLDKRQLEEKVDGGV
- the MSS51 gene encoding putative protein MSS51 homolog, mitochondrial isoform X3, translating into MGVLLCQALDFDALKKCSRRWRTHSDSVLTVEHSLVASQTPRSSGSARGAGILIPSQRLSQSPLRYRNIISGTHSLRCRNVYYCGPECQRSDQPAHRRVCQELRLVAVDRLMEWLLVTGDFVLPSGPWPWLAEVVQGWDTWFSMRHLQLDAALDAVLRSHAMTTLWASVGRPRPDPDVLQSSLKRLLTDALSRPLTLGLGLRALGIDVRKIGGSTVHVVGASHVETFLTRPGDYDELSYMFPGHLGLHVIMVGVDIAAGFLQSTSTSPLEPGTVQLSGHKGLYHDFWEEQVETGQIARPDLVVAFHPGFHASPDLMEAWLPTLLLLRDYEIPTLITVYSHQELAASLQILVDLDTHITAYGANPFASLKPEQVYSNPNKQPVYCSAYYIMFLGSSCQLDKRQLEEKVDGGV